A genome region from Natronosalvus rutilus includes the following:
- a CDS encoding metal-dependent transcriptional regulator, whose protein sequence is MMLSDVMEDYLKAIYQLQAGRDERVKTSAIAEALEVTSPTVTSMLSKLEERGLVDREKYRGVVLTPEGETVALEVIRHHRLLEAYLTEHLDYDWSEVHAEADRLEHHISEDFEAKVAAALDDPDVDPHGAPIPSADLEAPETPTGDAISAFEAGDRVVVREVADHDPEILSYLADHGVEPGVELEIVEVAPFGMVTARPLEPADTETQVSLPQEVARHVRVATPVDARS, encoded by the coding sequence ATGATGCTGAGTGACGTCATGGAAGACTACCTCAAGGCGATCTACCAGCTCCAGGCGGGACGCGACGAGCGGGTCAAGACCTCCGCCATCGCCGAGGCGCTGGAGGTCACCTCGCCGACCGTCACCAGCATGCTCTCGAAACTCGAGGAGCGCGGCCTCGTCGACCGCGAGAAGTACCGTGGCGTGGTCCTCACCCCGGAGGGCGAGACCGTTGCCCTCGAGGTGATCCGCCACCACCGACTGCTCGAGGCTTACCTGACCGAGCACCTCGACTACGACTGGTCGGAGGTCCACGCGGAGGCCGACCGCCTCGAGCACCACATCAGCGAGGACTTCGAGGCCAAAGTCGCCGCCGCCCTCGACGACCCCGACGTCGACCCCCACGGCGCCCCCATCCCGAGCGCCGACCTCGAGGCACCGGAGACGCCGACCGGCGACGCCATCTCGGCGTTCGAGGCGGGCGACCGCGTCGTCGTCCGCGAGGTCGCCGATCACGACCCCGAGATTCTCTCGTACCTGGCCGACCACGGCGTCGAGCCCGGCGTCGAACTCGAGATCGTCGAGGTCGCCCCCTTCGGGATGGTGACCGCGCGGCCGCTCGAGCCAGCGGATACCGAAACCCAGGTCTCGCTCCCACAAGAGGTGGCCCGTCACGTTCGCGTCGCGACGCCGGTGGACGCCCGGTCGTAA
- the rocF gene encoding arginase, with product MDRAVHVIGAPMDYGADRRGVDMGTSAIRYAGLADELTDAGVEVLDQGDLPMPRAEERDPDANQPVDGNAKFLREVEDVTTRVASSVAATLETGAFPLVLGGDHSIAIGSMGGSSRDADLGVVWFDAHADLNTPATSPSGNVHGMPLAATLGHGMFDGLEWAHAPRVREESIAYVGLRSIDERERELVRESEMTAFTMSDIDERGITAVVEDALDAATAGTDGVHVSLDLDWLDPRTAPGVGTPVRGGVTYREAHSALETVYERDQDKGILRSMDVVEVNPILDEQNETAELAAELAASVFGKRIL from the coding sequence ATGGACCGAGCTGTCCACGTTATCGGTGCACCGATGGACTACGGGGCCGACCGACGCGGCGTCGACATGGGAACCTCCGCGATCAGGTACGCGGGCCTCGCCGACGAACTCACGGACGCCGGCGTCGAGGTTCTCGACCAGGGCGACCTCCCTATGCCCCGCGCCGAGGAGCGCGACCCCGACGCGAACCAGCCGGTCGATGGCAACGCCAAGTTCCTCCGCGAGGTCGAGGACGTGACCACGCGCGTCGCCAGTTCCGTCGCCGCGACCCTGGAGACTGGCGCGTTCCCGCTCGTCCTCGGCGGCGACCACTCTATCGCCATCGGGTCGATGGGCGGCTCCTCCCGGGACGCCGATCTCGGCGTCGTCTGGTTCGACGCCCACGCCGACCTCAACACGCCCGCGACCTCCCCGAGCGGGAACGTCCACGGGATGCCCCTGGCCGCGACGCTCGGTCACGGCATGTTCGACGGCCTCGAGTGGGCCCACGCCCCGCGGGTCCGCGAGGAATCGATCGCCTACGTCGGTCTCCGGAGCATCGACGAGCGCGAGCGCGAACTCGTTCGCGAGAGCGAGATGACTGCGTTCACCATGTCCGACATCGACGAGCGGGGCATTACGGCGGTCGTCGAGGACGCCCTGGACGCGGCGACGGCAGGCACCGACGGCGTCCACGTCAGCCTCGACCTGGACTGGCTCGATCCCCGGACGGCCCCTGGCGTCGGGACTCCCGTCCGCGGTGGTGTCACCTACCGGGAGGCCCACTCGGCGCTCGAGACCGTCTACGAGCGCGACCAGGACAAGGGGATCCTCCGATCGATGGACGTCGTCGAGGTGAACCCGATCCTGGACGAGCAAAACGAGACGGCCGAGCTGGCCGCCGAACTGGCGGCGAGCGTCTTCGGGAAGCGGATTCTGTGA
- a CDS encoding universal stress protein, protein MYDSILVATDGSDTAERAVDHAVFLAETLAVPLFAISVLEDRTAYDSGIVDPEEVRARQQSRADDALERVEAAASESDVPVTTARKRGTPHEEVLDYADEQGCSMIVVGAQGRSAFREALLGSTVDALVRLSSTPVLVVGDDGTDRVSP, encoded by the coding sequence ATGTACGACTCGATCCTCGTCGCCACCGACGGCAGCGACACGGCCGAGCGAGCGGTCGATCACGCTGTCTTCCTCGCCGAGACGCTCGCAGTCCCGCTGTTCGCCATCTCGGTGCTCGAGGACCGAACGGCCTACGATTCGGGCATCGTCGACCCCGAGGAAGTCAGAGCGCGACAGCAATCCCGGGCCGACGATGCCCTCGAGCGAGTCGAGGCGGCGGCGAGCGAGTCCGACGTCCCCGTCACGACCGCCCGGAAACGAGGGACGCCCCACGAGGAGGTTCTCGACTACGCTGACGAGCAGGGCTGTTCGATGATCGTCGTCGGCGCGCAGGGTCGCTCGGCGTTTCGCGAAGCCCTGCTGGGGAGTACGGTTGACGCGCTGGTTCGCCTGTCCTCGACGCCGGTTCTCGTCGTCGGCGACGACGGAACAGACCGAGTGAGTCCATAG
- a CDS encoding UPF0058 family protein gives MKKQELIHLHGLLAEVSNHCANWEDCSVSLDEYESLGIRPTSIHKSKTDHKAAVFALAGGITQPMREGEAEAVAATAD, from the coding sequence ATGAAGAAACAAGAGCTCATTCACCTTCACGGCCTTCTTGCCGAAGTATCGAACCACTGTGCCAACTGGGAGGACTGTTCGGTTTCGCTCGACGAGTACGAGTCTCTTGGGATTCGACCGACATCAATCCACAAATCGAAAACCGATCACAAAGCTGCTGTTTTTGCGCTGGCTGGGGGAATTACGCAACCGATGCGAGAGGGGGAGGCGGAAGCCGTCGCAGCCACGGCCGACTGA
- a CDS encoding NAD(P)/FAD-dependent oxidoreductase, which produces MTDNVVVLGSGYAGAGAIKSLQSELNETARLTWISDTDYHLVLHESHRVVRDPSVRSDITIPVADIADPKTRFITDTVTGLDTEERVVELADGENVEYDYVLVALGSGTAYYGIPGLAEHSLTLKGLDDALEINEQITEASRDATRGEPAQVVIGGAGLSGIQTAGEVAAFRDENRAPLEIHLVEALDEIFPGNDPEIQQALRGLLEEAGVKIHTDDPITEAEDGVIHFDEGDPLEYDVFVWTGGITGREALDGTDLDNQHNRVEAKANFRTSDERVFAIGDSAIVDQGSQPAPPTAQAAWQAAEVVGENISRAIDNRPLKTWEYDDKGTVVSVGDEAVAHGVKMLPVDTFGGFPAKNLKKLIAARWIADLTSWNRARKAWSVL; this is translated from the coding sequence ATGACCGACAACGTCGTCGTGCTCGGCTCCGGCTACGCCGGCGCCGGCGCGATCAAGTCGCTCCAATCGGAACTCAACGAGACCGCTCGACTGACCTGGATCTCCGACACCGACTACCACCTCGTGTTGCACGAGTCCCACCGCGTGGTTCGAGATCCCTCCGTTCGCTCCGACATCACCATCCCGGTCGCCGACATCGCCGACCCGAAAACTCGGTTCATCACCGACACCGTCACCGGCCTCGACACCGAGGAACGCGTCGTCGAACTCGCAGACGGCGAGAACGTCGAATACGACTACGTGCTGGTCGCGCTCGGGAGTGGTACCGCTTACTACGGCATCCCCGGCCTTGCGGAGCACTCGCTGACGCTCAAGGGCCTCGACGACGCCCTCGAGATCAACGAGCAGATCACCGAGGCGAGTCGCGACGCGACCCGCGGCGAACCGGCCCAGGTCGTCATCGGCGGCGCCGGTCTCTCGGGCATTCAGACCGCCGGCGAGGTCGCCGCGTTCCGCGACGAGAACCGCGCACCCCTCGAAATCCACCTGGTCGAGGCCCTCGACGAAATCTTCCCCGGGAACGACCCCGAGATCCAGCAGGCCCTACGCGGTCTGCTCGAGGAAGCCGGCGTCAAAATCCACACCGACGACCCGATCACCGAGGCCGAGGACGGCGTCATCCACTTCGACGAGGGCGACCCCCTCGAGTACGACGTGTTCGTCTGGACCGGTGGCATCACGGGGCGGGAGGCTCTCGACGGGACCGACCTCGATAATCAACACAACCGCGTCGAGGCGAAGGCGAACTTCCGGACTTCCGACGAGCGCGTGTTCGCCATCGGTGACTCGGCGATTGTCGACCAGGGCAGCCAGCCCGCCCCGCCAACGGCTCAGGCCGCCTGGCAGGCCGCGGAGGTCGTCGGCGAGAACATCTCTCGGGCCATCGACAACCGCCCGCTCAAGACCTGGGAGTACGACGACAAGGGGACAGTCGTCTCCGTCGGCGACGAGGCCGTCGCCCACGGTGTCAAGATGCTCCCCGTCGACACATTCGGCGGCTTCCCCGCGAAGAACCTCAAGAAACTTATCGCCGCCCGCTGGATCGCCGACCTGACCTCCTGGAACCGGGCCCGCAAGGCCTGGTCCGTGCTCTGA
- a CDS encoding Rrf2 family transcriptional regulator → MSSIELTPSQKKILRALTNLHSEDEDAIKGEDIAEQVDRNPGTIRNQMQSLKALQLVEGVPGPKGGYKPTAAAFEALEIQQMDEPAAVPLTHEGTPIEGMIVEEIDLSSVHHPELCRAEIHVQGSTGDIHEGDSVTVGPTPLSKLVIEGELDGKDDTNNILILRIEDMVAPAEEPAH, encoded by the coding sequence ATGTCATCAATCGAGCTTACCCCGAGCCAAAAGAAAATTTTGCGCGCGCTCACCAATCTTCACTCCGAGGACGAAGATGCGATCAAGGGTGAGGACATCGCTGAACAGGTCGACCGCAACCCGGGAACCATCCGCAACCAGATGCAGAGTCTGAAGGCCCTTCAGCTGGTCGAGGGCGTACCTGGCCCCAAAGGCGGCTACAAGCCAACTGCGGCCGCCTTCGAGGCCCTCGAGATCCAGCAGATGGACGAGCCAGCGGCCGTCCCGCTCACCCACGAGGGCACCCCGATCGAGGGCATGATCGTCGAGGAGATCGACCTCTCGAGCGTCCACCACCCGGAACTCTGCCGGGCCGAGATCCACGTCCAGGGGTCGACCGGCGACATCCACGAGGGCGACAGCGTCACTGTCGGGCCGACGCCCCTGTCGAAACTGGTCATCGAGGGAGAACTCGACGGCAAGGACGACACGAACAACATCCTGATTCTGCGAATCGAGGACATGGTCGCGCCGGCCGAAGAGCCGGCCCACTGA
- a CDS encoding DNA-3-methyladenine glycosylase family protein — protein MATATVSDTIAVEALSGGFDLYLTLESGQSYLWTRSDGEMYTDRRAPEAWYRTVVDGVPIQVRQPDGSGGDLEWQSTADADPLVRELLRLEDDLEAIAADAPDDPLVQAAYAAHDGMRLVDDPPFGTLISFICSAQMRVGRIHGMVSTLAREYGDAYALAGETVYAFPTPEQLATATEADLRDLRLGYRAPYVQRTAEMVADGEARPEDARELEYEAAREHLTRFVGVGDKVADCVLLFSLGFDEAVPLDTWIRSAIAEYYPDCDQGSYAETSRAIRERLGGRYAGYAQTYLFHHLRTGAVDA, from the coding sequence ATGGCGACAGCCACTGTCAGCGACACGATTGCCGTCGAAGCCCTCTCGGGCGGGTTCGATCTGTACCTCACCCTCGAGAGCGGGCAGAGCTACCTCTGGACGCGAAGCGACGGCGAGATGTACACGGACCGTCGAGCGCCCGAGGCGTGGTACCGGACCGTCGTCGACGGCGTCCCGATCCAGGTGCGTCAGCCCGATGGTTCCGGCGGCGACCTGGAGTGGCAATCGACGGCTGACGCCGACCCGCTCGTCCGCGAACTGTTGCGTCTCGAGGACGACCTCGAGGCGATCGCCGCGGACGCGCCCGACGATCCGTTGGTCCAGGCGGCGTACGCGGCCCACGATGGGATGCGACTGGTCGACGACCCGCCCTTCGGGACCCTGATCTCGTTCATCTGCTCGGCGCAGATGCGCGTTGGACGCATTCACGGCATGGTCTCGACGCTCGCGAGGGAGTACGGCGACGCCTACGCGCTCGCCGGCGAGACCGTCTACGCCTTCCCGACGCCCGAACAGCTCGCGACCGCCACCGAGGCCGACCTCCGGGACCTTCGCCTGGGGTATCGCGCCCCCTACGTCCAGCGCACGGCCGAGATGGTCGCAGACGGCGAGGCCCGTCCCGAGGACGCCCGCGAACTCGAGTACGAAGCCGCTCGCGAGCACCTCACGCGGTTCGTCGGCGTCGGCGACAAGGTGGCCGACTGCGTCCTGCTCTTCTCGCTAGGGTTCGACGAGGCCGTCCCCCTCGACACGTGGATCAGGAGCGCCATCGCGGAGTACTACCCCGATTGCGACCAGGGATCGTACGCCGAGACGTCTCGGGCGATCCGCGAACGACTCGGTGGGCGGTACGCGGGGTACGCCCAGACGTACCTCTTCCACCACCTGCGAACGGGTGCCGTCGACGCGTAG
- a CDS encoding DUF555 domain-containing protein yields MHCRVVVEAAVPVFDVETEDEAIRIAISKTGEMLNPDLNYVEINMGERTSPGGEELPPAFIAADEALVALELEMTVFNVEREEHASRIARKEIGQRLENIPLEVLSVTVLEDDEDEDDDSYTDDNSDADNDSDVDDDSDNETSTDESARDDETPNEDAGGETDDDDVLPEFEDLLE; encoded by the coding sequence ATGCACTGCAGGGTTGTCGTCGAAGCTGCCGTGCCGGTGTTCGACGTCGAGACGGAGGACGAGGCAATCCGTATCGCCATCTCGAAAACGGGCGAGATGCTGAACCCTGACCTGAACTACGTCGAGATCAACATGGGCGAGCGCACCTCCCCCGGCGGCGAGGAACTGCCGCCCGCTTTCATCGCCGCCGACGAGGCCCTCGTCGCCCTCGAGCTCGAGATGACCGTTTTCAACGTCGAACGCGAGGAACACGCCTCCCGCATCGCTCGCAAAGAGATCGGCCAGCGCCTCGAGAACATCCCGCTGGAGGTGCTCTCGGTGACGGTGCTCGAGGACGACGAGGACGAAGACGACGACAGCTACACGGACGACAACAGCGACGCGGACAACGATAGTGACGTGGACGACGACAGCGACAACGAAACGTCGACCGACGAGTCGGCTCGAGACGACGAGACTCCCAACGAAGACGCGGGTGGCGAGACGGACGACGACGACGTCCTCCCCGAATTCGAAGATTTGCTCGAGTAA
- a CDS encoding HalOD1 output domain-containing protein, protein MSSDHSPDDRIGYDPETDTYTVSHDWASEESPSEEVVEAVAAATGSTPESIPPLYEVVDPEALDQLFAPTGHGASLRTGVVEFRFHGCDVTISTSGRTTVTVSESD, encoded by the coding sequence ATGTCCTCAGACCACTCACCCGACGACAGGATTGGGTACGACCCGGAAACCGACACGTACACCGTTTCCCACGACTGGGCGAGCGAGGAATCACCCTCGGAGGAGGTGGTCGAGGCGGTCGCTGCCGCCACTGGGTCGACGCCGGAATCCATCCCCCCACTCTACGAGGTCGTCGACCCCGAGGCCCTGGACCAGCTGTTCGCACCGACCGGCCACGGGGCGTCGCTCCGAACGGGCGTCGTCGAGTTCCGGTTTCACGGGTGTGACGTGACTATCTCCACCAGCGGCCGGACGACCGTCACCGTTTCCGAGAGCGACTGA
- a CDS encoding helix-turn-helix domain-containing protein — protein sequence MHRSPNAQRSSSAVEVTFSISDSSYPFVAASTIDGCEIELAKLLPRDDGQFAEYFTVTGADTSRIHDLAADHASMSVSLLETYDRGGLFEFLVSTDCPAVTLATCGALPRKVRGVDGEGLIVAEIPSPYDAGDVIETFLEETTGASLVSKRETGSVTPLFTESSFEQVLEAQLTDRQHEVLEVAYEAGYYDWPRTCTGEKVAERLDITSATFSEHIHTAERKLLTMLFSGS from the coding sequence ATGCACCGGTCTCCCAACGCACAACGGAGTTCCTCCGCCGTCGAAGTTACGTTTTCAATTTCTGATAGTTCGTATCCGTTCGTCGCGGCATCGACCATCGATGGCTGTGAAATCGAGTTAGCGAAGCTGCTTCCACGGGACGACGGCCAGTTTGCGGAGTACTTCACCGTCACCGGCGCCGATACGAGTCGAATCCACGACCTCGCCGCGGATCACGCCTCGATGAGCGTTTCGCTTCTCGAGACGTACGACCGCGGTGGGTTGTTCGAATTTCTGGTTTCCACCGACTGTCCCGCCGTGACGCTGGCGACGTGCGGAGCGCTCCCCAGGAAGGTTCGTGGCGTCGACGGCGAAGGGCTGATCGTCGCGGAAATCCCGTCGCCGTACGACGCCGGCGACGTCATCGAGACGTTTCTCGAGGAGACCACCGGCGCCTCGCTCGTCTCCAAGCGCGAAACGGGGTCCGTCACGCCGCTCTTTACGGAATCGTCGTTTGAGCAGGTCCTGGAGGCCCAGCTCACCGATCGGCAACACGAGGTGCTCGAGGTCGCGTACGAGGCGGGCTACTACGACTGGCCGCGAACGTGCACCGGCGAGAAGGTAGCCGAGCGACTCGACATTACCTCCGCGACGTTCTCCGAGCACATCCACACCGCCGAGCGAAAGCTGCTCACGATGCTTTTCAGCGGGTCGTGA
- a CDS encoding small multi-drug export protein, whose translation MDPIVFDALVSLEYSPVSLSGGSVPIPIPDLDLFPGLAQSQLASVEEWARNLLDAASGPWQYALVFALAATPLLEILVVIPLGIALGLDPVVVAVTAFAGNVLPIYGIVLAADRVAAWLESRRSGEPSKRRKRAVRIWNRYGLPGLALLSPVTTGVHLAAVLALSLGARGRDTLAWMTGSIALWTALITLVSVVGRSAIEGVF comes from the coding sequence GTGGACCCGATCGTTTTCGACGCTTTGGTTTCGCTCGAGTATTCTCCCGTCAGCCTTAGCGGCGGATCGGTTCCGATTCCAATTCCAGACCTGGACCTCTTCCCAGGGTTAGCTCAGTCCCAACTCGCTAGCGTCGAGGAGTGGGCTCGCAACCTCCTCGACGCCGCCAGTGGTCCCTGGCAGTACGCGCTCGTCTTCGCGCTCGCGGCGACTCCCCTGCTCGAGATCCTGGTGGTAATCCCGCTCGGTATTGCCCTGGGGCTCGATCCGGTCGTGGTTGCCGTGACGGCGTTCGCCGGCAACGTCCTCCCGATTTACGGCATCGTCCTCGCGGCCGACCGGGTCGCGGCGTGGCTCGAGAGCCGTCGCTCGGGCGAACCCTCGAAGCGCCGAAAACGGGCGGTCCGCATCTGGAACCGCTACGGCCTGCCCGGACTGGCGCTGCTCTCGCCCGTCACGACCGGGGTCCACCTCGCGGCCGTCCTCGCGCTCTCGCTGGGCGCTCGTGGCCGGGACACGCTCGCGTGGATGACCGGCAGTATCGCCCTCTGGACGGCCCTCATCACGCTCGTCAGCGTCGTCGGACGGTCGGCAATCGAGGGCGTCTTCTAG
- a CDS encoding DUF7384 family protein, producing the protein MPDRPNPARVVADADVLAADLLVGEAARDALDHVRRHSWLELVASDELLTATESLVAALADADLARAHRDRLERERVRVEHPPEDHPALASAYRGNAAHLLSFDERLGSAKAGMTLQPRVSVSVRSPDAFVTVFDAESLYEAVEGRAYPGPDRDPRE; encoded by the coding sequence ATGCCTGACCGGCCGAACCCGGCACGCGTCGTCGCCGACGCGGACGTGCTCGCGGCGGACCTCCTCGTCGGTGAGGCAGCCAGGGACGCCCTCGACCACGTGCGTCGCCACTCCTGGCTCGAGCTAGTCGCGAGCGACGAACTCCTCACGGCGACCGAATCGCTCGTGGCCGCGCTGGCCGACGCCGACCTCGCGCGGGCTCACCGCGACCGACTCGAGCGCGAGCGCGTCCGCGTCGAGCACCCGCCCGAAGATCACCCGGCGCTCGCGTCAGCCTATCGGGGGAACGCGGCGCACCTGCTCTCGTTCGACGAGCGCCTCGGGTCAGCGAAAGCCGGCATGACCTTACAACCGCGGGTCTCCGTGAGCGTTCGGTCGCCGGACGCGTTCGTGACGGTGTTCGACGCCGAGAGCCTGTACGAGGCCGTCGAGGGCCGTGCCTATCCGGGGCCAGATCGGGACCCTCGAGAGTGA